ACCAAAAAAAGGCTTAGAAGATATTATTGCTGGGCAAACTTCAATTTGTTTTATTGACGGAACTGAAGGTCGTCTTGTTTACAGGGGTTATAACATTCATGATCTTGTTAAAGGAAGTTTTGAAGAAACTAGTTATCTTCTTTTATATGGCGTTTTACCAACTGAATCTCAATTAAAAGATTTTACAATTGGTTTAAAGAAAGAACTAACACTTCCAATTGAAGTAATTAATTTTATAAAAACTTTACCTAAAGATGAGCACCCAATGGCTTCTTTAAGAAGTGCTGTTAGTTTTTTAGGTCATTTTGATTCTGCTTCAGAAGATAATTCTCATCCTTCAAATATTAGAAAGTCAATTAGCTTGATTGCTAAAACTTCTATGATTGTTGCTTATATAAATTCTTCTAGAAATGGAGGTGAGTTTACTGCTCCTAATCCAGATTTTTCTTTTGCAAAAAATTTCTTATGGATGGTTTATGGTTCTGAGCCTAATGATCGTGATGTAAACATTATGGATACTGCATTAATACTTCATGCAGACCATGAGTTTAATGCTTCAACTTTTACTGCTCGTGTTATTGCCGCAACTTTATCTGATATGTATTCTGCTGTTACTGGTGCAATAGGTGCTCTGAAAGGACCATTACATGGTGGTGCAAACGAACAAGTTATGAAGATGTTACTTGAAGTTGGCACTGTAGATAATGCTAAAGCTTGGATTACTGATGCCCTTATCAACAAAAAGAAAATTATGGGATTTGGTCATCGTGTTTATAAAACTGAAGATCCAAGAGCAACACACTTACGTAAAATGAGTAAAGATATTGGTATTGAAGAAGGTCAGACTCAGTGGTATCAAATTTCTGAAATTATTGAACAGTTTATTTTAGAACAAAAAGGTCTTTATCCAAATGTAGATTTTTACTCTGCTTCAACTTATTATGTAATGGGAATTCCTTTCGATCTTTATACTCCTATTTTTGCTGCAAGTAGAATTGCTGGTTGGTGTGCTCATGTTATTGAACAACATGATGATAACAGACTTATACGTCCGGCTGGTGATTATATTGGTAAAACTAATGAAACTTATGTCGATATTGCTAACAGATAATTTAAGTTTTCTTTTTCTAATTATTTTTTTAATTTAATTTCAATTTCTAATTATTTTGTCAAACGCAGTCACAGTAGATTTTTCTTATGAGATTGATGGAGAAATAGTTTTTTCTCCTGAAGAGTTAGAGTACATTGAAAATTTAAAAAACAAATATCCAGACTCAAAAGCAGCTATTATGCCTGTTATGTGGATTGCTCAAAAGAAATGGGGTTGGTTATCTAAGAGAGTAATTGAATATATTTCTCAAATTATGGAACTAGAATATTCTCATTTATATGGTGTTGCTACATTTTATACAATGTATTTCAAAAAACCAATGGGCAAATTTCATGTTCAAGTTTGTACTAATGTAAGTTGTATGCTTAGA
Above is a window of Chlorobiota bacterium DNA encoding:
- a CDS encoding citrate synthase (catalyzes the formation of citrate from acetyl-CoA and oxaloacetate), whose translation is MAVTATPKKGLEDIIAGQTSICFIDGTEGRLVYRGYNIHDLVKGSFEETSYLLLYGVLPTESQLKDFTIGLKKELTLPIEVINFIKTLPKDEHPMASLRSAVSFLGHFDSASEDNSHPSNIRKSISLIAKTSMIVAYINSSRNGGEFTAPNPDFSFAKNFLWMVYGSEPNDRDVNIMDTALILHADHEFNASTFTARVIAATLSDMYSAVTGAIGALKGPLHGGANEQVMKMLLEVGTVDNAKAWITDALINKKKIMGFGHRVYKTEDPRATHLRKMSKDIGIEEGQTQWYQISEIIEQFILEQKGLYPNVDFYSASTYYVMGIPFDLYTPIFAASRIAGWCAHVIEQHDDNRLIRPAGDYIGKTNETYVDIANR